GCTGCCGAAGATGCTGATCGTGGCGGTCGCGGTGGCCAGCGCGGCGATGCCGGCGAGCCTCACGCGACGACGGGGGTGCGTAGTCAATGCGGACATGGTCGGCTTTCTATCGGCCTCCCGGCGCCTGGGTCCCCCTCCGAGAGTCAACTCGGCTCAAATGCCCCCCGAACGGGTGACAGGTGGTGGGCGGCCGATACCAGCCGCGGCGAGGGCGGGACCGAGGACGAGGGGCCCTCATCCTCGGGGCGATGGGATTCGGTCGTGTCGGCCACCGGGGTCGAGCACCCGCGGCCCCGACACCCGGGCGGTCCGACACTCTCGCCCTGGCGCGCCGTCCCGGGTTCCCCCCATCCTTCCACCGGGTCGAGCCCGGGGTCGGCGTCACCGTTGCGCCCGAGACCTCGGAGGGACGCAGGTGATGGACCGCGGAGAATCAGGAAGGCTCGGAGCCAGTGACACACGTGCAGGACGGCGGGCCGGCGTATTGGCGCGTCGCGATCGTCGAGGACCACCGGTTGCAGCGGTTGCGTACCGAGGAGCTGGTCGGCCGGCAGCCCGGCCTGCGGGTGGTGCGCTCCTGCGAGACGCTCGACGAGCTGATGGCCTGGATGGCGGGCGGGTCGCCGCAGTCACTGCCGCACGTCGTCGTCCTCGACCTCGTCGTCGACCGTGGTCGCGACGCGGACCCGGCCGTCGTCGAGCGGCTGGTGCGCTCCGGGATGCGCGTCCTGGTGCTCTCCGCGATGGCCTCGGTGCCGCTCGTGCGTGCCATGATCCGCGCCGGAGTCACCGGTTTCGTGGGCAAGCGGGACACCGAGGAGGACATCGTCGCCGCGCTCTGGGCGGTGCTCCGGCGCCGGCAGTGGATCACCCCGGAGCTGGCGAGCGTGATGGCGGGAGACGCTCAGCGACCCCGGCTCAGCGATCAGGAGGAGCGCGCGCTGGTTCTCTACGCGTCCGGCCTGACCCTCGACGCGGTCGCCGTCGCGCTCGGGGTGAAGCGCGACACCGTCAAGAAGTACCTCGAGCGGGTCAAGACCAAGTACGCCGACGTCGGGCGTCCCGTGCGGACCAAGATCGACCTCAACCGGGAGGCGATCCGAGACGGCCTGATGACTGCCTCTACCGTCGAGAACGACCGCAGGTAGCCGAGCCCCTCGCCCGATGAGGCTCGAGCGCCCGGGTCGCCCGGCCTCCCATGACCCGGCTCTGCCCCCTTTACGGGGGACATTCGTCAACCGGATCTGCCGAAGCGTGGAGTGGGTCTCGATCGCGCCGCTAGCGTCCAGGTCGATGGACGGGATCGACGACTCGCGCCCTCCGGCAGTGGGAGAAGCGAGGAACGCGGCGCGACGTGGCGACCGTCGGTGCGCGTCCTGGTTCAGCGCCGCGCGGCCGTAGCCCCGGTGGCCCCGACGTGACCCGCGCGGCGACCGCGCCCGCAGGCATCAGCTTCCTGGAGGTACGCATGCCCATGCCCCCCCGAACCAGCCCGACCGCAGGGGGTCGAGCAGGCGCCCGGTCCGCTGCGGCCCGCAGGAACGGCACGACCGGCCTGCGTGCCGTCGCCCACGCAGGCGTCGCTGCGGCGCTGACCGTCAGCCTCGCCGCCGCGCTGGGCGGGGTCGTCGTCCCCGGCGCGGACGCGACCACCGCCGAGCGGGTGCGCGTCGCCGCGGCCTGCGCCACGCCGGCCGGCCCCTTCTCGCCGACGACCACCAGCATCCCCGCGATCGGCCGGTCCGTGGGCGTCGTCCGCGTGCGCCGTACCCCCTCGGGTGCGGTCGGCACGCCGCCGGTCACCAAGCGCGGCAAGTGGCTGATGGGCCTCGACCCGCAGGTCCGGCCGGGCGGCGGGAAGGGCACCGTGATCCTGGCGGCGCACACCTGGCCCGACAACTCGGCGCTCGGCAATGCGCTGCTCCGCTCGTTCGCCGTGGGTGACCGGCTTCTGCTCGCCAACGGCTCCGCCACTGCCTGTTACCAGGTCACCAAGCGCAAGAAGTACCGCGCCACCAAGGTCCCCCGTAAGAAGGCATTCCGTTGGTGGGGGCCGGAACAGCTGGTGATCGTGGTGTGCTCGGGCAAGCGGCTCGGCCCGGGACGCTGGACGCACCGCACGATCTGGTACGCGACGCCCGTCGATGGTGCGGCGACGGGATGAGTGGACCACCCCACCACTGAGGGCCGTCGACTCGAGCGCGGGTGATGCCGCGTCCCCCGATCGGGGGGCAAAACCGCCCCCTGCAGGGGACATCCGGCCACCCCGGGTGCGCCACTGCGCCACGCTGCATCGCGACGCACTGTGCGTGCCCCGGTACTCGGCCGGGGACGAGCCCCGGCAAGGAGAGTCCGCCCGATGTCCACGGTCAGCTCCGCCGACACCCTCGGCGCGTTGGTCGCGGGTGGCCGGCTGGACGAGGCGACCGACGCCTTCGAGGCCGACTGGGTGGAGCTCTGGTACACGACCGAGCCCGAGGTCCTGCGCGCCGTCCTCGCGGCGCTGCCGGCCGAGACGGTCGCCCGCAACCCGGGCATGCGGTTCGTCGCGGTCGCCAGCGGCCTGACGACGGGGGCCGACGCCTGGGCGCTGGTCGACGAGGCCATGGCGCAGGTCCGTCGCGGACATCGGCCGGACGAGGAGATCCTGCTCGCCCACCTGCTGTCCGGTCTCCAGCACCGCGCGGCCGGACAGGTCCTCCAGGCCCGCCTGGTCCTGGACGGTGCCCGGTCCGCCGCCGCACGGATCGCGGTCGTGCCCGAGGGCGACGTGGACCCGGCCCTGGTCGCCTTCTCCCGACTGCAGCACGGGCTCACCGCGCTGCTGGGCGGTGACGTGGCCGGCGCCCGCAACCTGCTCCAGACGGCGTACGACGCCGAGGGGCTGCACGGCTCGCCGGCCGGCCGGGCACATGTCGGCGCCCACCTCGCGCTGGTGTGTGCCGTCGCCGGAGAGCTGCTCACGGCTGAGGAGCACCTCGCGCGGGCCGAGGAGTTCGCCGCCGCTCCCGGCCCGCTGGTCGCGGCGACCGCCGACGCGTTGCGGCTGACCCGGCTGATCCTGCTCGTCGACCGGCGCGCCCTGCCCGGGGCCGGGAGACTGGTGCAGGCGCGGCCGCCCGGCTCCTACGGCACCCTGTGGCCGCTCGCGCTCTGGTCGCACGCGCAGCTCCACCTGCTCACGGGCCAGTACGAGCGTGGCCTGCGTCTGCTGGCCCGGTCCGTGACGGGCCTGCCCGCCGGGGCCGAAGCCGAGGACGGCATCGCGGGGGAGGTGACGCGGGCGGCGCGCGCCGACCTCAACCTCGCCGTCGGCAACGTCCGGGAGGCCTGGGTCGCCGTCGAGCCGGGCAGCTCCCGGTCGCCGTGGTCGGCGGTCGCGGAGGCGACGGTGCTCTACGTCAGCGGCGAGTTCGAGACGGTCCGGTACGCCGCGCGCGTGGCCCGGGCCGCCCACGACCTCACCCTGCGCGAGTCGGTCCGGCTCCGTGGCCTGGAGGCGGCGGCCTGCCTCGCCGCCGGCGACGAGGACAGTGCGCGGCGGCTCCTGGGGGTAGTCGTCGACCTGGCCCGGCGGCAGGGGTGGCGCTCGTTCGTCTCGTACCTGCCCCGCCCGCTCGTCGCCTTCGCGCTCCGCGAGGGGCGGCTGCCCGCCGAGCTCGCCGAGGCGCCTCGGGACGCGGTGGGGGTGTGGGTGCCGGGTCCGGCCCTCTCGGCACCCCTGTCGCCCCGGGAGCGGGAGGTCTTCCGGTTGCTGCTCGAGGGCGTGGCCCGTGCCGAGATCGCCGAGCGGCTGGGCGTCTCGATCAACACGGTGAAGACCCAGATCCGCAGCCTGTACGCCAAGCTCGGCGTCTCCAGCCGCGGCGAGGTCCTGCAGAAGGTCGCCCTGATGCCGCCCGAATGGACCTACGACGTGCCCGACTGGTCGGGGGCCTGAGGTGGCGCGACCAGCCGATCCGTCCTGTCTGGTGGTCCTCGTCCGGGGCTCCGGGGTGAGTGCATCTCATCCCCGTTCATCTCTTTTAACCGAAGCCGTCCGAGCGCTCCCGCTCGGAAATACGATCGCGCGCATGTCCACGGCATGCCCCGACCGAGGAGTGACACGTTGAAGAAGCGCTGGTTCGCACAGATGGCGCCACCCGTGCCCAGATACACGACCCGACGTCTGACGGCCCTGGCCGTGGCGGCGTCGGGGATGGCTGTGCTGGGCGGCACCCAGCTGGCGGCTCCGGCCCTGGCGGCGCCGGGTGACGGCACCATCAAGGTCCGCGTCGTCCAGGACTACAACGGCGACGGCGGATGGGACGACCCGTTCATCGAGCCGGGCCTGGCCGGCGTGACCGTCCGGGTCACCGACCAGGCCGGGGCGACCCAGGACCTGACGACCGACGCCGACGGCCTTGTCGACATCGTGGGCCCGCCGGGCTCCTACCGGATCGTGGCGATCAACCCCGATCCGGCCACCCTCGAACCCGCGCCGGCGCACGAGAAGACGGGCACGGCCGAGACCCCGGCGAAGAAGTGGCTCTCCCCGAACGAGGAGTTCGTCACCGTCAACGCCAACCAGACCGTGGAGATGACCACGGCCTTCTGGGACTCCAGCGACTACTGCCAGTCGAACCCCCTCATCGTCACGGCCTGCCAGCCGCCGATGTTCAACAGCGGCGGTGGCCTGGCCGACAACGCCGACGGCGACACGCTCGTCACCGCTCCCTACCGCGCAGAGGGTGCGGACCTGGGCAAGACCACGCTGTCCGACAAGGCGGAGACCGGCGCCCTCTACGGCATCGGCTACCGCAAGCAGGACCGGCGGGTCTTCGCGGGCGCCTTCGCCAAGCGCGGCAGCGCCTACGGACCCGGCGGTGCCGGTGCGATCTACGTGACCGACGCGAGCGGCGGTCCCGCCACGCTGTGGGGCACGGTGCCGAACGTCGGCACGCGCGCGCACACCAACGACACGCTGCCGGGCGGACGCCTGGACTGGAACTTCGCGCCCGCCGTCGGCAAGGAGTCGCTCGGCGACCTCGACGTCAGCGAGGACGGCGACGACCTCCAGGTGATCAACCTGTTCGAGCGCAAGCTCTACGTGTACGACGCGTCCGCCGCCACGATGGGCGCCCCGACGCACGTCGTGGACCTGTCCGCGAACCCCGGTTGCGCCGCGGCGTCCGACTGGCGCCCGGCCGCCCTGGGCGAGCGCAAGGGTGTGCTCTACGTCGGCGGCGTCTGCTCGGCCGAGTCCAGCCAGGCTCCCGCCGACATGAAGGCGATCGTGCTGACCTACGACGCCGACACCTACGCGCCGATCGGTACGGTCATGGACCAGCCGCTCACCGCGCGCCGGCAGGGCAACGGCGGCTCCGGATGCTGGGGCCGGGACAACACGACCTACCGGCCGTGGAACGACGAGGGCATCACCTGCGGCAACAAGTCGGGCCAGATCCCGGACCCGCAGGCGTGGCTGACCGACATCGTCGTCGAGAACGACGGCAGCCTGATCGTGGGCTTCCGCGACCGCACCGGCGACCAGATGCTCGGTGTCAACTCGACCTACTTCGCCGACACCACGGGCACCGGTGGCTCGTCCATCGGGCTGGTCAACTACAACGTCACCGGTGACATCAACAAGGCCTGCATCGAGCCCGGGGACACCACCTTCACGCTGGACATGAACGGTGCCTGCGGTGTCGCGCCGGTCGCGACCGGCCAGGTGGCCGGCGAGTACTTCCAGGGCGACGCCACGATCCACGCCGAGGCGGCCTTCGGCGGCATGGCGCTGAGCCGCGGCGAGCGCGGTGTCGCGACCAACATCATGGACCCGGCGGGCATCTTCACCCAGGGCTACGCCTCGATCTCGCGCGGTACGGGCAACGCCCTGCAGACCGTGGGCAGCGGCGCCACGGGCGACCCGGACGAGGTCGACACCGGCGGCGGTGGCAACACCGGCAACCGGCTGACCGGGGCCGACGGCTTCGGCAAGGGCCAGGGCATGGCCGACATGGAGGTGCTCTGCGACTTCGCGCCGATCCAGATCGGCAACCGGGTCTGGGACGACCAGAACGGCGACGGCATCCAGGACCCGGGCGAGGCAGGCATCGCCGGTGTCACCGTCAACCTCTACGACGACCAGGGCAACCTCGTCGCCACCAAGGTCACCAACTCGCGCGGTGAGTACTACTTCGACTCCGTCACCGACGGTGTCGGGTTCAACACCGACTACGTCATCCGCCTCGACAAGCCGGCCGACTACACGGGCAGCGGCAAGCTGGCGGGCGTCACTCTCAGCGACGAGGACCAGGGCGCCGGCCCGGAGCAGGACCGCCTCGACTCCGACGGCACGATCGTCGCCAGCTATCCGCAGGCGTCGATCACCACGGGCAACCGCGGCGAGAACGACCACAGCATCGACTTCGGCTTCAGCCCGGCGTCGGTGTCGGTGGGCAACTACGTGTGGATCGACAGCGACGGCGACGGCATCCAGGACCCAGGCGAGTCCGGCATCGAGGGCGTCGTGCTGAAGCTGACCGACGCGAACGGTGACCCGGTCGTCGACGTGAACGGCGCCCCGGTCGGACCGGTGACCACGGACGCGAACGGCCACTACCTGTTCGACAAGCTGCCGGTCCTGCCGGCCGGTGAGCACTACACGGTGACCATCGACCAGACGGCGGCGTCGACGCAGACCGCCCTCGCGCCGTACAACCCGACCCAGGCCGGTCAGGGCGGCGACCCCGCGCTCGACTCGTCCCTGTGGACGGCGGACTCCACCGAGCTGACCACCGCGGGGGCGAAGGACCTCACGCTCGACTTCGGGTTCACCCCGAAGCCGGTCGCGGTCGGTGACTTCGTGTGGGTCGACACCGACGGTGACGGCGTCCAGGACCCGGGTGAGCCCGGCATCCCCGGAGTCACGCTCACGCTGGTGGGCCCCGACGGCAACCCGGTTCCCGGCGTCGGGCCGGTCGTGACGGACGCGAACGGCTTCTACAGCTTCACCGACCTGCCGGTCCTCACCGATCCGGATGATCGCTACACCGTCCGGATCGACAACAGCCAGCCGGCGCTCGCGCCGTACGTCCCGACCCAGGCCGGTCAGGGCGGCGACCCCGCGAAGGACTCGTCGACCGGCAGCGCCACCTCCGGGCCGCTCACGCAGCCCCAGGACCGCGACATGACCCTGGACTTCGGCTTCGTGCCGGCGAAGGTGTCGGTCGGCGACCTGGTGTGGGCGGACACGGACCGCGACGGTGTCCAGGACGGCGGCGAGCCGGGGATCGAGGGCGTGGTGCTCACGATCGAGGGTCCGAACGGCGACCCGGTGACCGACATCCATGGCAACGTGGTGGGCCCGGTGACCACCGGACCCGACGGCGGCTACTCGTTCGACGACCTGCCGATCCTGCCGGCCGGTCAGCACTACACGGTGAAGATCGACCGGAACCACCCGTCGACGGTCGCGGCACTGGCCGACTACATCCCGACCCAGACCGGGCAGGGCACGCCGGCCACGGACTCCTCGACCTGGGAGGCGGAGTCGGGCGACCTGACCGGTGACGGCGACCGCGACCCGACGCTCGACTTCGGGTTCGTGCGGCCGGCGGTCTCGGTCGGCGACCTGGTGTGGGTCGACGCGGACCGCGACGGCGTCCAGGACGCGGGCGAGGCCGGAATCCCCGGTGTCGTGCTGGTCCTGACCGGACCCGACGGCAACCCGGTGACCGACGTCTACGGCAACCCCGTGGGCCCGGTGACCACCGACGCCAACGGTGCCTACCTGTTCGACGGGCTGCCGCTGCTTCCCTCCGGCCAGACCTACACGGTCTCGATCGACCGCGACGCGGCGTCGACCAAGACGGCGCTGGCGCCGTACGAGCCGACGCAGGCCGGGGCCGGCAACGACCGGGGGGCGGACTCCTCGACCTGGAGCGCGGAGTCCAAGAGCCTCTTCGAGGACGGCGACAGCGACCGGAGCCTGGACTTCGGGTTCGTCCTGCTGCCGGCGGCGGTCACGCTGACGACGGAGACGTCGAAGGCCGTGGCCAAGGTGGGCGTGGCGCTGTCGGACATCGTCACCATCAGCGGCTTCCGCGCCGGTGGCACCGCCACCGGGTCGGCGACGCTGTACGGACCGTTCAGCAGCCGGGCCGCCGCGACCTGCACGCCCGCGACCGCGGTCGGCACGGTGGCGTTCACGCCCCAGAACGGCCGGGTGACCACCCCGTCGATCACGGTCAACGCCCCGGGCTACTACACCTGGGTCGCCAGCACCACGGCCGACGACCTCAACAAGGCCGCCACCCACGCGTGCGGACTCAGCGAGGAGACCACCCTGGTCCACCGTGGCGTCAACCCGGTCCGGGTGATCGACACCGGCTTCGAGGGCAGCGCCGACCGCAGCGGCACGGCCCGCACGACGCGGCCGGCCAAGCTCGGGTTCGCCAAGCTCGGCATCCAGGCCAAGGTCAAGCCGATCGGACTGACCGGCAAGAAGGCCAACGTCCCCGGCAACCGGAACCTCACCGGCTGGCTGCGGACCTCGGCCGAGCTGGGTGACGTCATCGGTACGGCGGTCATCGTCGGTCACGTCTCCGACAACCACGACCGGCCGGGCGCGTTCTTCGACCTCAAGAAGGCGAAGAAGGGCCAGACCGTCGAGTTGACCGACAAGGCCGGCGTGGTCCGGACGTACCAGGTCGTCAAGACCAAGCGGTACCTCCGGTCCAAGCTGCTGCCGAAGAAGCTGTTCTCCATGACGAGCAAGTCGCGGGTCCAGCTGGTCACCTGCACCGACAAGGTGACCTACGGCAACGGCCGGTTCCACTACCGCAAGAACCTGGTGGTGACGCTGGTCCCCGTGAGCTGAGCCGGGGGCTCGGCAGCACGGACGAACCGCACCCCGGGTTCCCGCGTGAGCGGGACCCGGGGTGCGGCTCGTCGGTGGGGTTCCGGGAGCATGGGCCGGATCGGATCAGGACGGAGAGACAGCGGATGACGGTGCGAGCACAGCGCAGGACCCTGCTCGGCGGCGCGCTCGGCGTCCTCGGCCTGGCCATGGCGGCGACCGGCTGCGGGTCGGACGACGCGGCGCCGGCTCCCGAGAAGCCGCGGGCACTGACCGGCGAGGAGGCCGAGCTGCTGGCGCTGGTGCGCTTCCAGCTGTACTCCGCGTCCCCGATCCGGGTCGCGATGGCCTGGCCCGGCTCGCCCACGATCTCGTACGCCATCACCCTCGACCTGCGCGAGCACCGGGCGTACGGCACCTTCGCGACCCGTGAGGACGCCAGCGAGGACGACACGGACACCGGCTTCGCCGCCTGGGACCTCGCCACGGTCGCGACGGCCCCTGGGGCGGTCGGCGACCCGCCACCCGACCTGGGCGCCTGGACCCAGCGGGCGATGTCGCGACAGTATCCCCACGACATCTTCCTGGCGCTCGCCCTCAACCTGGGCAGCGACCGGCCGGAGAACCCGGCGCTGCTGAGGCAGAGCACAGCGCGCTACCTGCGCGCCGACGAGCTGGACGGCACCAGGGTCTCCGTCCTCGAAGGTCCCCAGCCGGCGTCGGCGACGGCGTCGCCGTCCGCCGGGGGTGGATCGACCGAGTCCGGCCGCACCCGGTACTGGATCGACGCCGAAGGCTCGCTGCTCCGCTTCGAGGCCTACCTCGGCCAGGCCCAGGGCGAGTTCGCTCGCATCGATGTGGTCCGTGACGACGCCGATACTGACGCCGGTGACGACTCCGGGGGAGCCGACGCGGCCCTGCGCAACCGGGCCACCGAGGTGCTGGCGTCCCGGCGCTGAATCGACCCGGCGCGTTCAAACGCGCCGGGTCGATCAGGAGCCGAAGAGACCCGCCCCGAGCGCCCGGTCCGCGGTGAACCCCGGCAGCACCAGGTAGCCCAGCTCGGCGGTCGGTGTCGCGAAGTCCATCAGCCGGTCGACCCGATCCATCCGCTGCTGGGTGCGAGCGAAGATCCGTACGTCGTTCTGGAAGCTCCAGAACAGCAGCCCCGGCTGCGGTGCCGTGCCGTCGCCGTCGATCCGGATCGCATAGCTGCGCCGGGCCATCAGCGGGGAGCCGGTGAAGGAGGGGTGGGCGGCCCGGGCATGGGAGTCGGCCGGCACGAGGTACTCCCCGTGCGGGGTCTTCGCCGTCAGGTCGACCTCGCCGTCGGGGTCGCCGCCGCTCAGCGGCGTGCCGTCGGCGCGGCGCCCGATCACGGCCGCCCGGGCGTCGGCGTCGAGGGCGCCGAAGGCCGCGGCAGCCAGGGCGAATCGGCGGACCACGCCGATCGTCCCGCCCGCCGCGGGCCCGTCGGCGAGCCACACGCCCTCGTCCATCGCGGCCGCGTCCGCGGGCTGGACGATGCCGTCACGGAAGCCGAGCGGGTTGCGGACGACCGCGCCCTCCCCCGGTGAGCGGAACGCCCGCTGGACCCACCGCACCCGGAGGCCCTCGGGACCCGTCAGGCCCGCGAGGAGCAGGTCGACGACGTGGTCGGGAAGCGCGGGATCGTCGGCGGCGACGGCCAGCACCAGGTCGCCGTCCCGGAGGTGGTCGGGCAGCGCGTCGCTGCCGCGGAAGGCGGGCAGCCGGACCCGGTCGCCGAGTCCCGGCGCGGCGAGGTCCGCCCAGGCGGCGCCGATCCCGACCTGGACCGTCAGGTTCCCCGGGCCGTCGGGCATCCGCGGGTCCGGTGTCCCGGCCGCGGTGAGGGCACGGATCTCCTCGCCGAGGCCGGCGAGGAGGGCGGCCACCGCGGCCCGGTCCAGACGCGTGCCCGCGGGCTCGCCGAGGACGACGAAGGACAGCTGGCGCGGCGGGGTGGCGGGGCGGTCGACGCCGGCCTGCCGGTTCCCGGTCGCCGCGACGGGGACGCCGCGCCCGTCGGCGGAGGCGTCGGGCGTCGTACCGGCGTCGTCGGCGGTCCGGCTCCCGGCCCAGAGGCCGCCCGCTCCGCCGACGGCCAGGCCGGCGGCGGACCCGGCCAGCAGTCGCCGGCGCGTCGTCGCCGGGCGCCGCTCCTCCTCCACCGGACCTAGCCTCGCCCGAGGTCGGCGAGCAGGGAGGCGGCGGGGACGGTGATCTGGGACAGGTCCGGGTGGATGATCGTGGCCGGCAGCGGCACCGGTACGTCGTCGCCGACGTCGAGCGAGGGCAGGTCGCCCGGCAGCGGCACCTCGAGGAAGCTCATCCCCTCGGGCGCCTGGCCGCCCGGCAGGTCGGCGGTGGTGGCGGCCGGCTGCGCGGCGCCGCAGCGGCCGAGGAGGTCGAGGGGGAGGAGGGACAGGCCGGCGGCGTCGGCGACGCAGTTGCCGCTGGCGGGGGTGAGCTCGGCGGAGGTGTTCGCGAGGTCGACACCGTTGTCGCGGAAGGTGTTGTCCTCCAGGGCGTTCCCGGTGCTCGGGACGTCCTCGACGCTGTCGATGAGCACGCCGGCGCGCAGGTTGCCGGCGACCAGGTTGCGCACCAGCCGGTTGTCCTGTCCGCCACCGATCCCGATGCCGATGCCCCAGCCGCCGTCGGCCTGGGAGGGCGACCGCTGCTCGCTGTTGTCGGTCACGACGTTCCCGGCCACCAGGTTGCCGCGCTGGGGGACGAACGCCTCCTGGTAGTTGGAGGTGAGCGTCATCCCGACCCGGTTGTCGCTGAACCGGTTGCCGACGATCGAGAGCGAGTCGGAGGCGTTGGCGTTCTCGAAGCCGACCGCGTTGCGGGCGGTGACATTGCCGGACACGACGGTGTCGCACTCGCGGCACTGGCCGACGTAGATCCCACTGTCGGCGGACCCGGACGCCCAGGAGTCGACGATCACGCCGTGCCGGGTGTTGAAGGCGTAGATGCCGTAGAGCCCGTTGTTGGTGGCTGTCACGTGGTCGATCCGGAACCGCTCCAACGGCGGGAAGCGCTCGGGGTCGAACGACTCGTAGCCGTCCTGGCCCGGGGTCAGTACCTCGCGGCCCTCGTGCACGCCGGTGAACAGCACGCCGTAGAGCGTCGTACCGGTGACGGTGAGGTTCTCGACCGTGACGCCGTCGGCGATCACGACGATCCCGGAGGTCCGCCGGCCCTCGCCGGTGACCACGACGGCGTTGCGGTCGGTGCCGCGGATGGTCACGCCCGGCATCTCGACCAGCACCTGCTCCGGGTAAGTGCCCGGGCCGACGAGGACCAGTCCGTTCTCCGCGACCGACTCCAGCGCCTCACCGAGCGTCGCCGCGTCCTCGGGGACCCGCACGACCTCGGACCGCTCGGCGGCGGGAGTCGCCGGCTCCGGCTCCTCGTCGGCAGAGGAGCACCCGCTCAGCCAGGCGGCTCCGAGGAGTACGGCGAGCAGCGTTGCGGCAGGTCGGACTGCGGACACGGGCGACCACTGCTCCTTCGTACGTCGGTGCGCACGCCAACGGTAGTCAGCCACGGGCTCTCGCGGCGCACGGCCCCGCCGGTCAGCTGCGGACGGGTGAATCCGGGTCACCCCGATGCGCCCGGGGCCAGGTGGCTGATCGGAACTGCGCGTCCGTGCAGATCAGTGGCGAAACAGGTCGATCCGCGTCGACTTTCTCCTTGTTCTGCGCGGACGCACAGAACAAGGAGGTCTCATGGCCGAGGAACGGAGATCCCGTGCTGATCTGCGTGGACGCGCGGATCAGCGCGGCGCGCTCGCCGCACCTCCAGGGCGCCTCCTGGCGCGCACTCCCTGAGCGGAATCCGGCCGGATGCCGAGGTCAGGGGAGGCGGGCGGCCGGAGCGACGTCGGGCCCCAGACAGACCGCGACCAGCTCGCCGGCGACCTCGCCGCTGAACACGGCCCAGCCGCGGTCGAAGGAGACCAGCTCCGTGGTGCCCTGGGGGGTGCGGACGATCGCCTTGCTGGGAATCACGCTGCGGTCGAATCCGGTGACCGAGCAGCGGTTGGCCTGCATCATCGCGTCCAGCGGGCCCGACGACATGTCGAGATGCGGCGTCGGGCCGTACGGTCGCGGTGACGCCGAGGGGCTGATCGCGCCGAAGCCGACGAGCAGGGTGAGCGCGGCGATCGTGATCGCCGTCCGCACCGCGTGGACGCTCACCCGGACCCAGCCCGGGGACGCGACGGAGTCGTTCACGACGTCCCCCTTGCCAGCTCGCCGATCGCCCGGAACCGGGCCTTCCCCACTGCCGATCACAACGACCGCGGGCCGCTCGGGTCACGACCGCGTGACGCGTCCGACACGCCCGCACGGCAGGATGGCGTCCATGACCTGGTTCGATGCTCCGGCCGACGCGGCCGCCCGGCTCGCGACCGCGGGCTACCTCGCCGACGCCGCCACGGCGACCACCACCTACCTCGCCGGCGCGCTGGAGAAGCCGCTGCTGCTGGAGGGCCCCGCCGGTGTCGGCAAGACCGAGTTGGCCAAGGCGGTCTCGCGGGCGACGGGCGCCGAGTTGGTGCGGCTGCAGTGCTACGAGGGCCTCGACGAGGCGCGGGCGCTCTACGAGTGGAACTACAAGAAGCAGCTGCTCCGGATCCAGGCCGCCAACGCGGGCGGCGGGGACGGCGGGGGCGTCGACTGGGACGCGACCCACGACGACATCTTCTCCGAGGAGTTCCTGCTCACCCGGCCGCTGTTGACGGCGATCCG
This region of Nocardioides sp. L-11A genomic DNA includes:
- a CDS encoding LuxR C-terminal-related transcriptional regulator; its protein translation is MSTVSSADTLGALVAGGRLDEATDAFEADWVELWYTTEPEVLRAVLAALPAETVARNPGMRFVAVASGLTTGADAWALVDEAMAQVRRGHRPDEEILLAHLLSGLQHRAAGQVLQARLVLDGARSAAARIAVVPEGDVDPALVAFSRLQHGLTALLGGDVAGARNLLQTAYDAEGLHGSPAGRAHVGAHLALVCAVAGELLTAEEHLARAEEFAAAPGPLVAATADALRLTRLILLVDRRALPGAGRLVQARPPGSYGTLWPLALWSHAQLHLLTGQYERGLRLLARSVTGLPAGAEAEDGIAGEVTRAARADLNLAVGNVREAWVAVEPGSSRSPWSAVAEATVLYVSGEFETVRYAARVARAAHDLTLRESVRLRGLEAAACLAAGDEDSARRLLGVVVDLARRQGWRSFVSYLPRPLVAFALREGRLPAELAEAPRDAVGVWVPGPALSAPLSPREREVFRLLLEGVARAEIAERLGVSINTVKTQIRSLYAKLGVSSRGEVLQKVALMPPEWTYDVPDWSGA
- a CDS encoding response regulator, with protein sequence MTHVQDGGPAYWRVAIVEDHRLQRLRTEELVGRQPGLRVVRSCETLDELMAWMAGGSPQSLPHVVVLDLVVDRGRDADPAVVERLVRSGMRVLVLSAMASVPLVRAMIRAGVTGFVGKRDTEEDIVAALWAVLRRRQWITPELASVMAGDAQRPRLSDQEERALVLYASGLTLDAVAVALGVKRDTVKKYLERVKTKYADVGRPVRTKIDLNREAIRDGLMTASTVENDRR
- a CDS encoding class F sortase; amino-acid sequence: MPPRTSPTAGGRAGARSAAARRNGTTGLRAVAHAGVAAALTVSLAAALGGVVVPGADATTAERVRVAAACATPAGPFSPTTTSIPAIGRSVGVVRVRRTPSGAVGTPPVTKRGKWLMGLDPQVRPGGGKGTVILAAHTWPDNSALGNALLRSFAVGDRLLLANGSATACYQVTKRKKYRATKVPRKKAFRWWGPEQLVIVVCSGKRLGPGRWTHRTIWYATPVDGAATG